A single window of Nocardia sp. NBC_01327 DNA harbors:
- a CDS encoding Tex family protein has translation MTTGTESAVRLGSVSRRIADELGVRDEQVRATIELLDAGSTVPFVARYRKEVTGGLDDAQLRTLDERLHYLRELDERRGSIIESIRGQGKLDPELHSQLMLADTKARLEDIYLPYKPKRRTKAQIAREAGHEPVADALINDPATDPAQYSAEQLDGARSILVERFAEDADLVGELRELMWTRGQVSSSVRPGKEEAGSKFSDYFEFSEPFTKLPSHRILALLRGEKEEVLTLHLAADAEEPEPGERTVYEGRIAYKFGIAEQGRAADTWLLDTVRWAWRTKLLVSLGIDTRMRLRQSAERDAVDVFAMNLRDLLLAAPAGTRTTMGLDPGFRTGVKVAVVDSTGKAVATEVIYPHTGQTEKSLAVLGALVARFNVELIAIGNGTASRETDALAAELISRIPENKPTKIVVSEAGASVYSASAYASVELPDMDVSLRGAVSIARRLQDPLAELVKIDPKSIGVGQYQHDISETLLARSLGAVVEDAVNAVGVDVNTASVPLLSRVSGITGSVAESIVAHRDANGPFRSRTALLSVPRLGPKAFEQCAGFLRIREGEDPLDTSSVHPEAYPVVRRMLEASGRGVHELIGNTTALRALRPADFTDERFGVPTVTDIIAELEKPGRDPRPEFKTAEFAAGIEKVGDLEPGMVLEGVVTNVAAFGAFIDIGVHQDGLVHVSAMSHNFIKDPREVVKSGDVVKVKVMEVDVQRQRIGLSLRLDDEPGAPKPERGEGRPRGGQGQRPAGNDNRPRQGGQGNPRQGGQGGAARQGGQGGAARQGGQGGGARQQGNRPQSAPSGSMADALRKAGFGK, from the coding sequence GTGACCACCGGCACCGAGAGCGCCGTTCGACTCGGCAGCGTCAGCCGGCGCATTGCCGATGAGCTGGGCGTGCGCGACGAGCAGGTGCGCGCGACCATCGAACTACTGGACGCCGGCTCGACCGTGCCGTTCGTGGCCCGCTATCGCAAGGAGGTCACCGGCGGGCTCGACGACGCTCAGCTGCGTACCCTCGACGAGCGCCTGCACTACCTGCGCGAACTCGACGAGCGCCGCGGTTCGATCATCGAATCCATTCGGGGCCAGGGCAAATTGGATCCGGAACTGCATTCGCAGCTCATGCTCGCCGATACCAAGGCCCGCCTCGAGGACATCTACCTGCCGTACAAGCCCAAGCGGCGCACCAAGGCGCAGATCGCGCGCGAGGCCGGGCACGAGCCCGTCGCCGACGCCCTGATCAACGATCCGGCCACCGATCCCGCGCAGTACAGCGCCGAACAGCTCGACGGTGCGCGCTCCATCCTGGTCGAGCGTTTCGCCGAGGATGCCGACCTGGTCGGTGAACTGCGCGAGCTCATGTGGACGCGCGGACAGGTCAGCTCCAGCGTGCGCCCGGGCAAGGAGGAGGCGGGGTCCAAGTTCTCCGACTACTTCGAATTCAGCGAGCCGTTCACCAAGCTGCCCTCGCACCGCATTCTGGCGCTGCTGCGCGGTGAGAAGGAGGAGGTGCTCACCCTGCACCTCGCCGCCGACGCGGAAGAGCCGGAGCCCGGCGAGCGCACCGTCTACGAGGGCCGCATCGCCTACAAGTTCGGCATTGCCGAGCAGGGCCGTGCCGCCGACACCTGGCTGCTCGATACCGTGCGCTGGGCGTGGCGGACCAAACTGCTGGTGAGCCTGGGCATCGATACCCGAATGCGCCTGCGCCAGTCCGCCGAACGCGACGCCGTCGACGTCTTCGCCATGAACCTGCGCGATCTGCTGCTGGCCGCGCCCGCCGGTACCCGCACCACCATGGGCCTGGACCCGGGTTTCCGCACCGGGGTGAAGGTGGCCGTGGTCGATTCCACCGGTAAGGCCGTCGCCACCGAGGTCATCTACCCGCATACGGGTCAGACCGAGAAGTCGCTCGCCGTGCTGGGCGCGCTGGTCGCGCGCTTCAATGTGGAGCTCATCGCCATCGGCAACGGCACCGCCTCCCGCGAGACCGATGCCCTTGCGGCCGAACTCATCTCGCGCATTCCGGAGAACAAGCCCACCAAGATCGTGGTCTCCGAGGCGGGCGCCTCGGTGTACTCGGCCTCGGCGTACGCCTCGGTGGAGCTGCCCGATATGGATGTGTCCCTGCGCGGCGCGGTCTCCATCGCACGCCGGCTGCAGGATCCGCTCGCGGAGTTGGTGAAGATCGATCCGAAGTCCATCGGCGTCGGCCAGTACCAGCACGACATCTCCGAAACGCTGCTGGCCCGCTCGCTCGGCGCGGTGGTCGAAGATGCGGTGAACGCGGTCGGTGTGGACGTCAATACCGCCTCGGTGCCGCTGCTCTCGCGCGTGTCCGGCATTACCGGTTCGGTCGCGGAAAGCATTGTCGCGCACCGCGATGCCAATGGTCCCTTCCGTAGCCGCACCGCACTGCTGAGCGTGCCGCGCCTGGGCCCCAAGGCTTTCGAGCAGTGCGCGGGCTTCCTCCGCATCCGCGAGGGCGAGGATCCGCTCGACACCTCGTCCGTGCACCCGGAGGCGTACCCCGTCGTCCGCCGCATGCTCGAGGCCAGCGGCCGCGGCGTGCACGAGCTCATCGGCAACACCACGGCGCTGCGCGCGCTGCGGCCCGCGGACTTCACCGATGAGCGCTTCGGTGTCCCGACCGTCACCGATATCATCGCCGAGCTCGAGAAGCCCGGCCGTGACCCGCGACCGGAATTCAAGACCGCCGAATTCGCCGCGGGCATCGAGAAGGTCGGCGATCTCGAGCCCGGCATGGTGCTCGAGGGTGTGGTCACCAATGTGGCCGCCTTCGGCGCCTTCATCGATATCGGCGTCCACCAGGACGGCCTGGTGCACGTCTCGGCCATGTCGCACAACTTCATCAAGGACCCGCGCGAGGTCGTGAAGTCCGGCGATGTGGTGAAGGTCAAGGTCATGGAGGTGGATGTGCAGCGCCAGCGCATCGGCCTGTCCCTGCGCCTGGACGACGAGCCCGGCGCGCCGAAACCCGAACGCGGCGAAGGCCGTCCGCGCGGCGGGCAGGGCCAGCGCCCGGCCGGTAATGACAACCGCCCCCGCCAGGGCGGCCAGGGCAACCCGCGTCAGGGTGGTCAGGGCGGGGCTGCCCGTCAGGGCGGTCAAGGCGGCGCGGCCCGCCAGGGTGGTCAGGGCGGCGGCGCCCGTCAGCAGGGCAATCGCCCGCAGTCCGCCCCGAGCGGTTCCATGGCCGACGCCCTCCGCAAGGCCGGGTTCGGCAAGTAA